GATGTCCTGGAAGGTCTCCCTCAGCCCCTCGTTGAGGAACCACCGGTACGAGTTGAGCTGCACCTCGATCAGGTTGGGCAGGTCCAGGACCTCGTGGATGCGCCCGAAACTCAGCCGCTCCCGCTTCCCGCTCTTGACCACGTGCGGCATGCCTTGGTTCACACCCCTTCGCCACAGGATCCGCCACCACGCCTCAGAGCCTGCCTCCGCCTCGGAGCGCCCCCTTGGGCGGACCCGCGCCCCCGCCGGGGGCGGTCCGCCCGCCGGGCCGTCTCGACGGCGGCCCTACGGATCGGGCTGGCCATCCCAGAGGGAGGGAACCCGGAGAGAGGATCGCCGGAAGAATGGCGTCGCGTTGCAGGAACCATGCATGCCGGCGCCGAACCTCCTGAGCGAAGGCGCCTCTGCGAGGACGAGGACTCCGGGCGAGCGCCCGGGGCCCGTGGATGTTGGACGCATGGGCACCTGCCACTGGCGGCAACCAACAACAGTGGCAAGGTATAATGCTAGCGCAAGCCCACCCCCATGTCAACGCACCCCCCACCCCGGTCGACGCACCGTCCCGTCGCGACGCAGCGCCCGTCGCCGTGCCGGCGCACCCCGGCCCCTGGCGTGTCATGTCGCCTTGTCGCCGCACGCCGGGTCCTGGGGTGCCGTGGCGCCGTACCGAGGCGCGCCGCCCCTGCGGCGCCGTGGCCCCGGGTGGACCGCCCGTCCCGTGCGGTGCCGTGGCGCCTTGTCGGCGCACGCCGACCGCCGCGTGCCGGACGAATCGGATGAGGGCCCACCCGGGCCGTGGGTTGCAGCAAGGATGACCCTGGCCGGGGGGCCGCGGAGCCCCTTGGCGCGGGACCCGCCCGACGCCGTGGGGACGGACCCCCGGGAAGCCCGTGGCGCCGGTCGCGAGGGACGCCCCGCACACCCCGCCGTCCCACCTCCCTCCCACCTCCCCGGTGCGGACGTCCGGCCGGGGTCATCCGGCGCCCCGGTAACGGCGCGGTGGGCCGCCCCTCGGCCCCGGAAGGCGCAGGGCCCTCGTCACCGCGAGGGCCCTGCCGATCGCCGTTGCCGTCCTGCCAGCGCCGCGGGGGAAGAGGGACTCCCACGTCGGCCGCGGGCTGTCCCCATTCACTTGATCTCGACGGTGGCGCCGGCCTCCGCCAGCTTCGCCTTGATCTGCTCCGCCTCTTCCTTGGAGACCCCCTCCTTGAGCGGCTTGGGGGCGTTGTCCACCAGGTCCTTGGCCTCCTTCAGGCCGAGGCCGGTCAGCTCGCGCACCACCTTGATGACCTGGATCTTGTTGCCGCCGACCTCCTTGAGGATCACGTCGAACTCCGTCTTCTCCTCCTCCGCCGCAGCGGCGCCGCCGGCGGCCGCCGGCGCACCGGGCGCCGCCACGGCGACGGGGGCCGCCGCCGACACGCCGAATTCCTCCTCGAACTTCTTCACCAGCTCGGCCAGCTCGAGGACCGTCATGCCCTTGACGATGTCCAGCACCTCTTGGACCTTGGACATCCCCATCGCCTCCTGTGTCCTGGGATCGCGCGGGCGCCTCGTCCCGCCGGCGTCCGGCGCCCGCTCGCGCTCGCCGCGCCGCAGCGGGTGGCCGCGGTGCCGCGCTCACGCTTGCGCCTCCCGCTGCCGGCGCAGCGCGTCGACGGCGTAGGCGAACGACCGCAGGGTCGCCGCCAGCACGCCGACGAGCCCGTACAGCGGAGCCTGGATGCCGCCCATCACCTTGGCCAGCAGTTCGTCGCGGGAGGGCAGGTCGGCGAGCCGCTGGATCTCCTCGACCCCGATGACCCGGCCGGCCAGCAGACCCCCCTTGATCTTCAGCTGGCTGTGGTCCTTGGCGAACTGGGAGAGCTCCTTGGCCGGAGCCACCGGACCGTCGTAGCCGAAGGCCAGGGCGGTCGGCCCCTCCAGCAGGGGGTCGAGCCCGTCGATGCCGGCCTTGGCAGCCGCCCGCCGGATCAGCGTGTTCTTGACGACGCGGTACTCCACGCCCTGGGTCCGCAGGCGGCGCCGCAGCTCGTTGGTGTCGGCGACGTTGAGGCCGCGGAAGTCGGTCAGGATGACCCCCTGCGCCCGCTGCAGCTTGCCGGCCAGCTCCTCCACGAGCGCCTCCTTCTCGGCCCTGGTGAGCAACCCGTCACCCCCTTCCCGCCGGCCGTCCGGCGCCCGGCCGGGAAAGGCAAGACCCCGGCGCATCCCGCCGGGGTCACGGCTTCGGTCGACGCCATGGCGACGACGCCAGCGGACGCCTGGGACGCCGCGGGTCACTCCCCGACTGGCCTGCGACTGGCCTGCGGAGCGGCCGGGCCGACCCGGCGGACCGCGGGTGGGCCTCGTGGGGCGGATCCCGGGGGCGACCGGCACGGCCCCGGCTCCGTCCCGCCGCGGAGGCCCCGCAAGGCAACCGGCTGGCCTCGCCACGATGAGACCGTCACCGTTACCTCGGCAGGCGGGCGTGGACGGCCCTTTAAGCCTTGGCACCTGCTGTCTCTGGTAACGCGCCCGCCCCGCCGGACGAACCCGGCCCTCCGGGACGCGGCCACCCTCCTGGGCCGCACCGGCGCAGCGGGCCCGGGCCCCATGGGCCCGGGATACGACACGACCAAACCGAGAAAAGCAAAAAATCCACGCCAAGACAAGGGGCGGTTCGCCCGGCCCCCCGGCGGCGGGCCCGCCGCGGGGGCCGGGCGGTGTCACGCCACCTGGGCGAAGGCGGTGGGCCGGATGCGGATGCCCGGCCCCATGGTGGACGAGACGGTCACCGACCGGATGTACTGTCCCTTGGCCGCCGCGGGCTTGGCGCGCACCACCGCCTCCACCAGGGCATCCAGGTTCTCCTTGAGCTGCTCGACGGTGAAGGACACCTTCCCGATGGGCACGTGCACGTTGCCGGCCTTGTCGGTCCGGAACTCCACCTTGCCCGCCTTGAACTCGCGCACGGCGTCGGCCACCTCGAAGGTGACCGTGCCGGTCTTCGGGTTGGGCATCAGGCCCCGCGGGCCGAGGATGCGGCCCAGCCGTCCCACCAGGCCCATCATGTCCGGCGTCGCGATGGCCACGTCGAAGTCCACCCAACCCTGTTGGATGCGCTCCGCCAGCTCCTCCGCCCCGACCACGTCGGCACCCGCCGCCTCCGCGGCCTTGGCGGGCTCGCCCTTGGCGAACACCACCACGCGCACCGGCCTGCCGGTGCCGTGGGGCAGCGTCACGGTCCCGCGCACCACCTGGTCCGCGTGGCGCGGGTCGACGCCGAGGCGCAGGGCCACCTCCACCGTCTCGTCGAAGCGCGCCGACGCCAGCTCCTTGACCTTGGCCAGCGCCTCCTCGGGCTCGTACAGGCGCTGGCGGTCGATCTGGGCCAGTGCGCTCCGGTAGCGCTTCCCGTGCTTCGGCATGGCAGCTCCACCTCCGTGGTTCAGGCGACGGCCGGGATGCCGGCCCTTGACGCCGTCCCGGCGCCGGGCCGCGCCGCTGGACCGGGCCCGGCTGGCGGATCGTGACGGTCGGCCCCCATGGGCCGCCGCGGGTCCCGGCCGTCTCCCACGCCGTCGGCCGAGCGCCCCGTGGTCTGGGGCGGCGCTCAGCCCTGCGGGGCCGTCCGGCCCCCCGGCCCGCGCGCCGTCGCCGGCCTGGTCGGCGGGCGGCGCTCAGCCGCGCGGGGGAGTCCGGCCCCCGGCGGGGGCCGGACTCCCCGCAGGGCTCCAGGTGGTCAGGCTTCGACCACCTCGATGCCCATGCTGCGGGCCGTGCCCTCGATCATGCGCATGGCGGCCTCCACGTCGGACGTGTTGAGGTCGGGCATCTTCAGCTCGGCGATCTCGCGGATCTGCTTCCGGGTGACGCGCCCGACCTTGTTCTTGTTCGGGGTCCCCGACCCCTTCTCCACCCCGGCCGCCCGGGCCAGCAGCACCGACGCCGGCGGCGTCTTGGTGACGAAGGTGAAGGAGCGGTCCTGGTAGACCGTGATCTCCACGGGGATGATCAGGCCCACCTGGTCCTTGGTGCGCTCGTTGAACTCCTTGGTGAAGGCCATGATGTTGATGCCGTGCTGGCCCAGGGCCGGCCCCACGGGCGGGGCCGGGGTCGCCTTGCCAGCCGGGATCTGCAGCTTGATCTTGGCGATCACCTTCTTCGCCACGTCGCCTCTCCCCCCGCTGCCGCGCAGGCTGGCGCGGCGCCGCGTCCCGCCAGGGACCGGGCCGCGGCGGGACGGGCGCGAAGACTGCGCCATCCATTAAATCTTCTCGACCTGCGTGAAGTCCAGCTCCACGGGCGTCTCGCGCCCGAACATGGACACCAGGACGCGCAGCTTGCCCTTTTGGTGGTCGATGCTCTCCACCTGGCCGATGAAGCCCTCGAAGGGTCCCTCCGTCACCTTGACCGACTCGCCCACCTCGAAGCGGATCAGCGGCCGGGGCTCGTCCACGCCCATCTGGCGCCGGATCTGCTCGACCTCCGACGGCAGCAGCGGCGTGGGCTTGTTGCCCGCCCCCACGAAGCCCGTCACGCCTGGCGTGTTGCGGACCACGTACCAGGACTCGTCGGTCATGATCATCTCCACCAGCACGTACCCCGGGAAGACCTTGCGCTGGACGGTGCGCCGCTTGCCGTCCTTGACCTCGATGGCCTCCTCCGTCGGCACGAGCACCTCGAAGATCTTGTCCTGCATGCCCATGGTCCGCACGTGCTTCTCGATGTTCGCCTTGACCTTGTTCTCGTAGCCGGCGTACGTGTGGATGACGTACCACTGCCGGCGGGGATCGCGAGCCGCCTCGGCGGGCCGTCCGCCCTCCGCCGCCTGCGCACCTTGCTCGCCGGCCTCCTGGGCGACGTCGGCCCCGGCCTCGGCGCGCCCGTTCGCCGCCGCCCCCCGTCCGGTCGAGGCGGCGTCGGCGGAGCGCGCCGACGCCGCCTCGACCGGATCGGCATGGGCCGCGTCCGAGGCCGGTTCGTCCGGGATGAAGTCCGCCTGCCGCTCGTTCGCCATGGTCGCGGGTTCCTCGGGAGGAACCCGTCACCCCCTTCGCCACGTCCCGGCATCCACCGCGGGTGCGGGGTCAGTCGCTCCGGGCCCGCGGCGCCCCTCCGTCGACGCGGTCGGGCCCCGTCCGGCGGGCGCCGGCACCGGCCCGCCACCTCGCCGGCCGGTGGCCGGCGAGGTGCAGACGGCCTGGCGGGCGGCCCCCGCGCCAGGCCATGCGCATCAGCCGGGAAGGATCAACTCCAGGATCTCGCGGATCACGAAGTCGGCCACCCAGATCAGGGCCGCCAGGAAGGCGACGGTGCCCAGCACCACCGCCGTGTACGTGACGGTCTGCCGGCGGTCGGGCCAGACCACCCGGCGCAGCTCGGCCCCGGTCTGGCGGAAGAACCGGGCCACCCGCTCCCAGGCCCCACGCAAGGACGAACCCCTGCGCATCGCCGCATCCCTTCCTGCCGCCCCGGCCGGTCGGCTGCCCGTCGCCGGCGGGAGGGCCGTTCCGCGTTGCCGCACCATGGCACCGTCACCTCACACGGGCAAAAAAAGAAAGCCTTCCTGTCAAGCTCGATTTGTCGACTTCAGACCACTACGACCGCTGCGCCACCTCAGGAAATCGCCGGGCACCCTGCCCTGGCCACCCGTCGCCGGGACGCCGATCCCAAGCCTGTCGCCGGGACCGCCGCCCCCACACCCCCCGGTGGTCGAAGGCTTCCCCTGCTTGCCCGGGAGGCTTGCCCGAGACGAGCCCTCCACGAGCCACTGGGCGGCCCGAGCCGCCTGGGCCACGCGAGACACCGGTGGGCGACCAGCGCCTCGGTCGGGAGCCTCCGCGCCCGGCCCGCGGCCACCGCCCGCGACCACGCCCAACGGCCCACGCGCCGCGCGCCCGCCACGATGCCGTGCAACCCAGCGCGCGGGCGGGTCTTCGATGTCCACGGCGCCCCCGGGCCGATGCCTACGACACTGGACGAAGGAGCGAACCCCTACGGAGAACCTGGTCGGCCGAACCCCGTCGGACGGGTCGCGGTGCGACCTCGCACAGCTCGCACAGACAGAAAATTGGCAGGCCCGGAGGGATTCGAACCCCCAACCTGCGGATTTGGAGTCCGCCGCTCTAACCAGTTCGAGCTACGGGCCTGCGTGGTTCCGCTCGCGAGCGGTTTGATTATACCCGGCCGCACCGCGCCGGTCAACGCAGCGCGACCCGCCCCGGACGCCCCCGGTCAGCGGGTCTCGCGATGCACCGTGTGGCGGCGACACCACTTGCAGTACTTGCGCAGCTCGAGCCGCCCGGGATGGGTGCGCTTGTTCTTCGTGGTCGCGTAGTTGCGCCGCTTGCACTCGCTGCACTCCAGATTGATGACCACCCGCATCGCTCATTCCTCCGTCTGCGACCCTCTGCCAGCGGCGGGACCCCTTCCGCCAGGGTCGGATCCCTGTGGCGCAAGCCGGTACGGCGTCAAGAATGTAGCACGGGGCAGGGCGCCTGTCAAAGCGCCGTCCTGCCCCGCCCCGTCCAGCCGTCGGATCCCGGCCCGGCCGGCAGGAACCCGACCGCCCGGTCACCCCGCCCGGTCACTCGAGGATCTTGGTGACGACGCCGGCGCCGACGGTGCGGCCGCCCTCCCGGATGGCGAACCGCAGCCCCTCCTCGATGGCAATGGGGGTGATCAGCTCCACCGTCATCTCCACGTTGTCCCCGGGCATGCACATCTCCACGCCCTCCGGCAGCTGGATCTCCCCCGTCACGTCCGTCGTCCGGAAGTAGAACTGCGGCCGGTAGCCGTTGAAGAACGGCGTGTGCCGCCCGCCCTCCTCCTTCTTCAGCACGTACACGTTCCCCACGAACTTCTTGTGCGGGTTGATCGACCCCGGCTTCGCCAACACCTGCCCCCGCTCCACCTCGTCCTTGTCCAAGCCCCGCAACAAGCACCCGATGTTGTCCCCCGCCACCGCCTCGTCCAAGACCTTCCGGAACATCTCCACGCCCGTCACAACCGTCTTCTTCGGCTTGTCCGCAAACCCCACCAGCTCCACCTCGTCGCCCACCTTCACGCGGCCGCGCTCCACACGACCCGTCGCCACCGTCCCGCGCCCCGTGATGGAGAACACGTCCTCCACCGGCATCAGGAACGGCTTATCCACATCCCGCTGCGGCGTCGGGATGTACTCGTCCACCGCCTTCATCAACTCCAAGATCGCCTGCTCCGCTTCCGGATCGCCCTCCAGCGCCTTCAGCGCCGACCCCTTGATCACGGGCACCTCATCGCCCGGGAAGTCATACTGGCTCAAAAGCTCCCGCACTTCCAGCTCCACCAGCTCCAAAAGCTCCGGATCATCCACCATGTCCACCTTGTTCAAAAACACCACGATGTACGGCACGCCCACCTGCCGCGCCAGCAGGATGTGCTCCCGCGTCTGCGGCATCGGCCCGTCCGCCGCGCTCACCACCAGGATCGCGCCGTCCATCTGCGCCGCGCCCGTGATCATGTTCTTGACGTAGTCGGCGTGCCCCGGGCAGTCCACGTGGGCGTAGTGCCGGTTCTCCGTCTCGTACTCCACGTGCGAGACCGAAATCGTGATCCCGCGCTCCTTCTCCTCCGGCGCCTTGTCGATCTGCTCGTAGGCCACAAACTGCGCCTTCCCCTGCTTCGCCAGCACCTTCGTGATCGCCGCCGTCAGCGTCGTCTTCCCATGGTCCACGTGCCCGATCGTCCCCACGTTCACGTGCGGCTTCGTCCGCTCGAACTTCGCCTTGGCCATAGGGCCGACACCCTCCCGATCAGCACGGTGGTTCCAGGCATTCCGCCCAAACAAGCGGTTCTATTGTACTGATCTGGCTGGGGCGGGACAAGCGGCGCCCGCACGCGCCCGCTCCAGCCCAGGCGGCGCCGCAGGCCGAATCGTCCCGCGCCCCGCGCGGCGCGGACCGCCACCCTCGTCCCGCAGGCGGGGCCGACGGGGTGCCGCTGGATGGGCAGCGCGGCGGGGCGCCGCGGGGCGCCCCGCGGCCCGGCGCCACGGCCGCCCTGGCGGCCGCCCACGAAGGCGCGGGTGCCGAAGAAGCCACGGGGGCGCAGTCGCCCCGCAGCACGGCGGGGCGACTGCGCCCCCCCACAATGGAACGGGGCGCCCTCTTCGGCGCCCCGACTGGGCTGAGCTGCCGGGCGGAATCGAACCGCCGACACCAGCCTTACCATGGCTGTGCTCTACCGACTGAGCTACGGCAGCCCGGGGCCGTCACAGGCCCGCGATACAGAGACCATCGCAATGGTTGCGGGGGTGGGATTTGAACCCACGACCTCCGGGTTATGAGCCCGACGAGCTACCTGACTGCTCTACCCCGCGTCGTGTGGAGAGGGCTGGATTCGAACCAGCGAAGGCATACGCCAGCAGATTTACAGTCTGCCCCGTTTGGCCGCTTCGGTACCTCTCCATGCCTCGGCACGCCGCCGTGACGGCCGCCACCGCGCGGACCGTCGGGCGCGATGCCGCTTCCTATTATAGCAGGCCTGTCAAGCGACCCCGGGGCCGGCGATCGGAGATCGGAGCTGGCGGACGGATTCGAACCGACAACCTGCCGCTTACAAGGCGGCTGCTCTACCGTTGAGCTACGCCAGCACGCTCCCGACCGCACCCCCGATGATACCACGGGACGGCGGCGCCCGCAACGCCCGGCCGCCGGCCCTGGGCCACCCCGGCTCCCCGCCGCCGCCATCGTCCTCCTCCCGGCGTCCGCGCGCCGCCGCCTGGCCCACCGCCGGGGGCCCGGCCGGTGCTTCCCCAACCGGACGAACGGCGCCACCGGGGACGGTGGCGCCGACGCGCCGGCCCGGGCGTCACGCCCGGGCCGGTTGGTCCAGCTGCTGGTTGCGCGACTCGATGTACCGCTCCAGCTTGCGCTTGACGCGCTGCAGCGCGTTGTCGATGGACTTGACGTGCCGGTTCAGCTCGTCGGCGATCTCCTGGTACGACTTCCCGTCCAGGTACGCGATCAGGACGCGCCACTCCAGCTCGCTCAGGATCTCGCCCATCTTCTGCTCGATGTCGCCGAACTCCTCGCGACTGATGAACAGCTCCTCCGGGTCGGTCACCCGCGAACCCGAGATGATGTCCAGCAGCGTGCGGTCCGAGTCCTCGTCATAGATGGGCTTGTTGAGCGATACGTATGAGTTCAACGGGATGTGCTTCTGCCGCGTGGCCGTCTTGATGGCGGTGATGATCTGGCGCGTGATGCAAAGCTCCGCAAAGGCACGGAAGGACGAGAGCTTGTCGCTGCGGAAGTCGCGGATCGCCTTGTAGAGACCGATCATCCCCTCCTGGATGATGTCCTCGCGATCGGCACCCACGAGGAAGTAGGAGCGCGCCTTGGCGCGGACGAAGTTCTTGTACTTTCCGATCAGGTATTCCAGCGCCTCCGCATCTCCCTGTCGGGCGATTTCGACGATCTCCTCGTCGTCCATGCGATCCCAATCCCGCTGGAATCGCGCTGGGGCTTGCGGCTGCGAGTTCACCGTCTCCATCGCCTCCGTTGGACAGGGTCACGGCGGCTAGCGGGGTCCGCGCGCGACGCGACGTGGTGGAACGCTAGGGGATGGATTCGGGTTTCGTACCCATGCTATGCACGCACTGGCGGAAATACGACAAGGGATGGCCCCATCGGACGGAAACGCTCTCGATCCTTCGCATCCATGGAGACAAATCGCAAGGCCATTATACCGGCGGCCTTGGCAAGGGTCAAGCCAAGCTCGCCCGCCGCTGCCGCAACGCCTCGAACAGCAGGACGCCGGCGGCGACCGACACGTTGAGGGATCCCACCCGCCCGGCCAGGGGGATGGCCACGCGCCGGTCGGCACGGCGCAGGAGCAGCGGCGGCACGCCGCGCCCCTCGCTGCCCAGCACCAGCGCCACGGGCTGGGTCCAGTCCCACCGGTCGTAGGGCTCGGCGGCGGCGGGATCGGCCGCCACCACCCACACCCCTCGTTCCTGGAGGCGCGCGACGGCCTGGGACAGGTTGGTCACCTGGGCCACCGGCAGGTGGATCAGGGCGCCCGCCGAGCTCTTGAAGACCGCCGGCCCCAGCGGCGCGCTGCGGTGGACGGGGACCACCGCCCCGTGGGCCCCGGCTGCCTCGGCGGTGCGCAGGACGGCGCCGAGGTTATGCGGGTCCTGGATCTCGGCACAGATCACCAGCAGCGGCGGCTCGCCCCGCGCCGCCGCGCGGTCGAGCAGATCCAGCAGGTCGTAGCGCGGGAGGGGCGCGGCCAGCGCCAGCACCCCCTGGTGGCCCTCGGTCTGCGCCCACCGCCGGACGTCCGCGGGGTCGACCTCCTCCACCGGGATCCCGCGGGCGCGCGCTCGCTCCAGCAGCTCGGCCACGGCCGCCCCGTGCCGGCCCCGAGCCACCACGACCCTTTCCACGGGGTGGTCGCTGCGCAACAGTTCCAGGACGGGCTGTCGCCCCTCGACCTGGAGGAACCCGGCCGCCGGCCCGCCGCGACGCGCCGCCCGGGAGCGCCGGGTCGTCACGTCCCCCGCCCCCGCGCAGCCGCCGCCGGGCGGCGGCGCACCCGCGTGCCGGCCGGCGTGTCCTCCAACACGTACCCCAGCTCGGCCAGCCGATCGCGGATGCGGTCGGCCAGCTGGTAATCGCGGATGGAGCGGGCGTACTGGCGGACCTCCAGGACCAGGTCCAGCAGCGCCTGGGCATCCCCCGCCGGTGCATCCGCCTCGCGGGCGCGGAACAGGCGCAGCGGGGCACCCAGCTGGCGGACGGTCGCCAGCGTGGCCTCGATCCACTCCCGCGGGCTGTCCGGCCCGAGCACCTTGTGGCCGTCCCGCGCCAGCGTGAACAGCGCGGCCAGGGCGTCGGCGGTGTTGAAGTCGTCGTCCATGGCCGCCTCGAACTCCGCCCGGGCCCGGGCCAACCGGGCCGGCCAGTCCACCGCGACGCCGTGGGCCCCCGGCTCCGTCCCGACGACGTCGCGGCGGTCCGCGGAGGCGGAGGCGCGGGAGGACGGCACGCCGCCGCCCCGCTCCCCTTCACCGGCGGCACCGGGGACCGGCGCCCCCGCCTGGTCGTCGGCACCGGCACCGCCCTGGCGCGGCCGGGTCACCTGCACCAGGTGCTCCAGGTGGGCGATGAAGTTGGCCAGGCGCTGCCGGGCCCGCTCCGCCTGTTCCAGGGCCTCGAGGCTGAACTCCAGCGGGTTGCGGTAGTGGGCCGAGAGGATGAACAGGCGGATCGCCTCGGGATGGAAGCGGGCGCGCAGGTCGCGCACGCGCCAGAAGTTGCCCATGGACTTGCCCATGCGCTGCCCGCCCACCTGAACCAGGGCCACGTGCATCCAGTAGCGAGCGAAGGGCTTGCCCGTCGCCGCCTCGCTCTGGGCGATCTCGTTCTCGTGGTGGGGGAAGATCAGGTCGCTCCCCCCGGAGTGGATGTCGATGGTCTCGCCGAGTTCGTCCATGGCCATGGCCGAGCACTCGATGTGCCAGCCCGGCCGGCCCGGCCCCCAGGGGCTGTCCCAGGCGGGCTCGCCGGGCTTCTGCGCCTTCCACAGCGCGAAGTCCAGGGGGTTGCGCTTGTTCTCGGCGGCCTCGACGCGCGCCCCGGCCAGGAGCTGTTCGGTCCTCTGGCCGGAGAGCTTGCCGTAGTCGCGAAAGCGCCCCACGTCGAAGAACACGTCGCCCCCGGCGACGTAGGCGAAGCCCCGGTCGATCAGCCGCTGGATCAGGGCGATGATCCGGTCGATCTTCTCGGACACCCGCGGATGGGCGTCCGCCCGGACGATGCCCAGGGCGTCGGCGTCCTCGAAGTAGGCGCGGATCTGCTCGTCGGCCAGCGCCTTGACCGTGATGCCCCGCTCCGCGGCGCGGCGGATCAGCTTGTCGTCGATGTCGGTGAAGTTCTGGACGTAGCGGACCGCGTAGCCGCGGTACTCGAGCCATCCCCGCACCACGTCGAAGAAGAGGAACGTGCGCAGGTTGCCCACGTGGAAGTAGTCGTAGACCGTCGGGCCGCAGTTGTACATGCGCACGCGGCCCGGCTCCAGGGGTTCGAAGGGTTCCTTCTCGCCCGTCAGGGTGTTGTAGATCTGGATGCCCACGCCTCGTCCCCTCCCCTCGCCCCATGCCGCGGGCTGGGACCCGGATCGCCCGCGTCAGGCGCCGCCAGGCGTCGACGGCCTTCCCTCGCCCCATGCCCGGGCCGCAGCTCCGAGCCGCCGGCTGCTCAGGCTCCGCCACAGGTGACCCGGGCGGCCGTCCGCCCGGGGCCGGGTTCGTCCGCCGAGGCCCGCTGGCGTCGCACGGCCTCCAGTTCCTGCTCCAGCGTCATGACCCGCTGTTCGAGTTCCTCCACGTAGTCCTGCAACCGCTGGATCGCGTCCGACACCGGATCGGGCAGCTCCCCATGGTTCAGATCGATGCCGACCCGGCGGCCGTCGCGGATCACCACCTTGCCGGGGATGCCCACCACGGTGCAGTTGGGCGGCACCGACTTCACCACCACCGCGCCGGCCCCGATGCGGCTGTTGTCGCCGATGGTGATGGCGCCCAGCACCTTGGCCCCGACCCCCACCAGGACGCCGTTGCCCAGGGTGGGGTGCCGCTTGCCGCGGTCCTTGCCCGTCCCGCCCAGGGTAACCCCCTGGTAGATGGTGACGTCGTCCCCGATCTCCGTGGTCTCGCCGATGACCACGCCCAGGCCGTGGTCGATGAAGCAGCGCCGGCCGATGCGGGCACCGGGGTGGATCTCGATGCCCGTCAGCCAGCGGGAGAAGTGGGAGATGCCCCGGGCGATGAAGTACAGCCTCCGCCGGTAGAACCAGTGGGCGATGCGATGCAACCAGAGCGCGTGCAGCCCAGGGTAGAAGAAGATGACCTCCAGCACCGAGCGGGCCGCGGGGTCCCGCTCGAAGACCACGCGCACGTCTTCCCGCAGGCGTTCCAGCAGGCGGCGCAGCATGGCTCCACCCCCGAAAGGAAGGGCCCTCCCGCCGCTTCAGAGGCGGGAGGGCCCGCGGTTCCACCCTGATTGGGCGCCGAGCCTGGGGCGGGAAGGCCGGCCACCCCACTCCTGCCGGTCCCGGTGGCCACCCGGTGCCGGACGAACGCGGCAAGGGCGCCGATCCGCCCCGGGGTTCCGGCAGCGCCCGCTAACGGTGGGCATCCGGCGGCACCTACTGGGCCGAACGCGGCCGTTCGGCGCGCGGCTCCCGGGTGCACTTCGGCCGCACCCCGGCCGGGGACCGCTCGCAGCCGGCGACGATCCCTCTCTGGCGGCGGGGTCCGCCTACTCTCCCGTTCCTCGCCGGTTCCCGGCGGGCCGCCGGCGCGGCCCGCCCCGTGATCCGGTGAACTCGCCGCCATTATATCGGCGCCCGCGGCGGAGGGTCAACGCGGCGCCCGTGGCCGTCCTCCCGGGCACGCGGGGCCGCCGGCACCGTCCCGGGACCCCCCGGGGAGGCCGCGGGACCCCCGAGGCGGCCCCGGGGGCCGCGCCGTCAGTCGCCCCACCGCACCACCCGGTACACCACCGGGGCCACCCCGACGGCGATCATGCCCAGCGCCTCGGCGGCCGCCTCGGAGAGGTCGAGGTC
The sequence above is drawn from the Thermaerobacter sp. FW80 genome and encodes:
- the cysE gene encoding serine O-acetyltransferase, giving the protein MLRRLLERLREDVRVVFERDPAARSVLEVIFFYPGLHALWLHRIAHWFYRRRLYFIARGISHFSRWLTGIEIHPGARIGRRCFIDHGLGVVIGETTEIGDDVTIYQGVTLGGTGKDRGKRHPTLGNGVLVGVGAKVLGAITIGDNSRIGAGAVVVKSVPPNCTVVGIPGKVVIRDGRRVGIDLNHGELPDPVSDAIQRLQDYVEELEQRVMTLEQELEAVRRQRASADEPGPGRTAARVTCGGA
- the cysS gene encoding cysteine--tRNA ligase; the protein is MQIYNTLTGEKEPFEPLEPGRVRMYNCGPTVYDYFHVGNLRTFLFFDVVRGWLEYRGYAVRYVQNFTDIDDKLIRRAAERGITVKALADEQIRAYFEDADALGIVRADAHPRVSEKIDRIIALIQRLIDRGFAYVAGGDVFFDVGRFRDYGKLSGQRTEQLLAGARVEAAENKRNPLDFALWKAQKPGEPAWDSPWGPGRPGWHIECSAMAMDELGETIDIHSGGSDLIFPHHENEIAQSEAATGKPFARYWMHVALVQVGGQRMGKSMGNFWRVRDLRARFHPEAIRLFILSAHYRNPLEFSLEALEQAERARQRLANFIAHLEHLVQVTRPRQGGAGADDQAGAPVPGAAGEGERGGGVPSSRASASADRRDVVGTEPGAHGVAVDWPARLARARAEFEAAMDDDFNTADALAALFTLARDGHKVLGPDSPREWIEATLATVRQLGAPLRLFRAREADAPAGDAQALLDLVLEVRQYARSIRDYQLADRIRDRLAELGYVLEDTPAGTRVRRRPAAAARGRGT
- the rlmB gene encoding 23S rRNA (guanosine(2251)-2'-O)-methyltransferase RlmB, with amino-acid sequence MTTRRSRAARRGGPAAGFLQVEGRQPVLELLRSDHPVERVVVARGRHGAAVAELLERARARGIPVEEVDPADVRRWAQTEGHQGVLALAAPLPRYDLLDLLDRAAARGEPPLLVICAEIQDPHNLGAVLRTAEAAGAHGAVVPVHRSAPLGPAVFKSSAGALIHLPVAQVTNLSQAVARLQERGVWVVAADPAAAEPYDRWDWTQPVALVLGSEGRGVPPLLLRRADRRVAIPLAGRVGSLNVSVAAGVLLFEALRQRRASLA